From the Oceanibaculum indicum P24 genome, the window TTCCGTCGATATCCGCGAGGATACGCGCTTCTTCGCCAGCCGCCGGCGCTTTGCGCGCTGGGCCGCGGACCGGCGCAGCTACCGCATGGAATTCTTCTACCGCGAAATGCGGCGCGAGACCGGCATCCTGCTAACACCGGATGGTGAGCCGGAAGGCGGGCACTGGAACTATGATGCGGAGAACCGCAAGCCGCTGCCCATAGGCTACACCCTGCCGAAACGGCAGCGTTTCGCGCCGGATGCGACGACGCGGGAGGTGCTGGACCTCGTCGCCCGGCGCTTCCCCGACAATTTCGGCGATCTGGAGCCGTTCGGCTGGGCGGTGACGCGGGCGGATGCGCTGGCGGCGCTGGAGGATTTCCTTGCCCACTCTCTCCCCCGCTTCGGCGATTATCAGGACGCGATGAAGCGGCAGGCCCCTTTCCTGCATCACGGGCTGATCGCGCCCTATCTGAATATCGGCCTGCTGGGCCCGCGTGAGGTGTGCGCCGCTGCCGAGGCGGAATATCGCGAAGGCCGCGCGCCGCTGAACGCGGTGGAGGGCTTCATCCGGCAGATTCTCGGCTGGCGGGAGTATGTGCGCGGCCTCTACTGGCACCGCATGCCGGACTATGCGGAGAGCAACGCGCTGGACGCACACCGCCCGCTGCCCTGGTTCTACTGGAGCGGCGAGACCAGGATGAACTGCCTCAGCGAGGTCATTGGCCAGACCCGCCAGCACGCCTATTCCCACCATATCCAGCGGCTGATGGTGACCGGCAATTTCGCATTGCTGGCCGGCATCGACCCGAAGCAGGTGGAGGAATGGTATCTGGCCGTCTATGCCGATGCCTTCGAATGGGTGGAACTGCCCAACACCCATGGCATGGCGCTGTTCGCCGATGGCGGCATCATGGCCAGCAAGCCCTATGCGGCGTCCGGCGCCTATATCGACCGCATGTCGGATTTCTGCGGCAGCTGCGCCTATAAGGTAAAGCAGAAGAGCGGCCATGAGGCCTGCCCCTTCAACTATCTCTACTGGGCCTTCCTGATCCGCAACGAGAGGGTGCTGAAGGGCAATCCGCGCCTCGCCATGCCCTACCGCACGCTGGCGAAATGGCCGGCGGAACGGCTCAGCGCCATCACCCGCGAGGCGGAAAGCTTCCTCAACAGCCTCGACGCCTCTTGACCTTCCCGTTGCGGGAAGCCCTATCTCGGAACGATCCGACAGGAAAGGAGAGAGGAATGGCGTTGTTCAAGGTGACCGGCATGAGCTGCGGCCATTGCGTGAAGGCAGTCGAAAATGCCGTGCATGAAGCAGCCCCGCAGGCGACGGTCAGCGTCGATCTGGCCGCCGGGACGGTGCGCACGGATGGTATCGCGCCTGACGCCGCAAAGGCCGCCATTGAGGAGGCCGGCTATGAGGTGACGGACACGCTGGAAGCAGCGTGACGATGAATCGGAACCGCTGGCTCGCCCTCGGCGCCCTGTTGCTTCTTGTGGCCGCCGGCGGTGCCGCCTGGCAGGTCGTCGTCCCATCCCCGGCCTCTGGCGCCCTGCCGCCCATAGATCCCGGCGATACGGAACAGGTCGCGCTGGGGCGCGATGTCTATGCCGCGCAATGCGCCGTCTGCCATGGCGCACGGCTGGAAGGCCAGCCGGACTGGCAGGTACGCCTGCCTAACGGGCGCCTGCCCGCCCCGCCGCACGATGCCAGCGGCCATACCTGGCACCATCCCGACAGCCAGCTTTTCGCCATCACGAAATACGGCATCGGCCCCTTCGCGCCGCAAGACTATCAGAGTGACATGCCAGCCTTCGAGGGGGTGCTGAGCAACGCCGAGATCGCCGCCGTGCTGGCCTTCATCAAGAGCACATGGCCGCGGGAAATCCGCCAGCGCCATGACAGCCTTAACCGAAACGCAATAAAGTAAATACAGCGCCAGTTTTCTTAATGAAAACGAGTCACCCCAAGAAACATATCACGATTTATTTATAGTACAAATAAAAACAATCATTACACACTATCGGAATAAGTAACTATACAAATTCAAATATTCAACGCCATGTTGTTGACATTATTCAAGGTTCGTGCATAATTACCCTTGGGTATATATGGAAATATCCCTTTGGAAGATTGAATTCTGAAAAATCCGCCATGCTCTGGCGGATTTATTTTTTAACCGATTGTCAGGACCCTGCTGTCAGTAGCGCGCGTGGCTCCGGGCCGCGCCAGCCAGCCGAAACCGAGGGAGTGATTTGGCGCCTTGTGCCGCCCCCGACGCACCCCGCCATTGGCCTGATCAGGGTCCCGACCAAAAAAGGAGGGGACATTGAGCTCCGAAACTTACGAGACGCCACCCGATGGCGACGTCCAGCAGATTGAGACCGACTACGAGGTTGGCCAGGACAATATCCAGCCCAGCATCGGTCCGTTCGGGCTGGACATCCATAATCCGGTCTTCCTGATCTCGGGCCTGACCATTGTCGCCTTCGTCTTCCTGGCGCTGGCGCTGCCGGGCCTGGCGGCTGACTTCTTCGGCTGGCTGCGGCCGGCCATCACCTCGACCTTCGACTGGTTCTTCCTGCTGTCGGCCAACATCTTCGTGCTGGTGTGTCTGGTTATCGTCGTTTCCCCGCTCGGGCGGGTACGCATCGGCGGCACCGAGGCGACGCCGGATTATTCCTATGCCACCTGGTTCGCGATGCTGTTCGCTGCCGGCATGGGCATCGGCCTGATGTTCTTCGGTGTGTCCGAGCCGATCTCGCACTTCTCCGCCTCAGTCGCGGAAGGGGCGGGCGGTCCTGACAGCTGGGCACCGCTGGCCGGTGCTGCCGGTGATCCGGTCGAGGCACAGCGCCTTGGCCTTGCCGCCACCATCTTCCACTGGGGCCTGCACCCGTGGGCGATCTATGCCGTGGTCGCGCTGGCGCTGGCGTTGTTCAGCTTCAACAAGGGGCTGCCGCTCAGCATGCGCTCGATCTTCTATCCGGTCTTCGGCGAGCGTGTCTGGGGCTGGACCGGCCATGTGATCGACATTCTGGCGGTGTTCGCCACCCTGTTCGGCCTTGCCACCTCGCTGGGTATCGGCGCCGAGCAGGCCAATGCCGGCCTCGAATTCCTGTTCGGCGTGCCGGAGGGCGAAACCTCCAAGGTGCTGCTGATCATCGGCATCACCGGCATCGCCACCATCTCCGTGCTGGCCGGCCTCGACAAGGGTGTCAGGCGGCTGTCGGAGGTCAACATGGTGCTGGCCGCCCTGCTGTTGCTGTTCGTCATCTTCGTCGGCCCGACGACGGTGATCCTGTCGGACTTCTTCGGCAATCTGGGCGCCTATGCCGAGTATCTGCCGGCGCTGTCAAACCCGTTCGGCCGTGAGGATGCCAATTTCAGCCAGGGCTGGACGGCCTTCTACTGGGCCTGGTGGATTTCCTGGTCGCCCTTCGTCGGCATGTTCATCGCCCGTGTCAGCCGTGGCCGCACGGTGCGGGAGTTCATCATCTGCGTGCTGATCATCCCGTCCATCGTTTCGGTGCTGTGGATGACCGCCTTCGGTGGCACTGCCGTGCACCTGATCGTGGACCAGGGCTATCAGGCGGTGGCCGACGCGGCGCTGGAGCTGAAGCTGTTCGTCATGCTGGAGGCGCTGCCGCTGACGGCGATCGCCTCCTTCATCGGCATCGTGCTGGTGATCGTGTTCTTCGTCACCTCGTCGGATTCCGGCTCGCTGGTGATCGACACCATCACCGCCGGCGGCAAGACCCATGCGCCGAAGCCGCA encodes:
- a CDS encoding cation transporter, with translation MALFKVTGMSCGHCVKAVENAVHEAAPQATVSVDLAAGTVRTDGIAPDAAKAAIEEAGYEVTDTLEAA
- a CDS encoding BCCT family transporter, encoding MSSETYETPPDGDVQQIETDYEVGQDNIQPSIGPFGLDIHNPVFLISGLTIVAFVFLALALPGLAADFFGWLRPAITSTFDWFFLLSANIFVLVCLVIVVSPLGRVRIGGTEATPDYSYATWFAMLFAAGMGIGLMFFGVSEPISHFSASVAEGAGGPDSWAPLAGAAGDPVEAQRLGLAATIFHWGLHPWAIYAVVALALALFSFNKGLPLSMRSIFYPVFGERVWGWTGHVIDILAVFATLFGLATSLGIGAEQANAGLEFLFGVPEGETSKVLLIIGITGIATISVLAGLDKGVRRLSEVNMVLAALLLLFVIFVGPTTVILSDFFGNLGAYAEYLPALSNPFGREDANFSQGWTAFYWAWWISWSPFVGMFIARVSRGRTVREFIICVLIIPSIVSVLWMTAFGGTAVHLIVDQGYQAVADAALELKLFVMLEALPLTAIASFIGIVLVIVFFVTSSDSGSLVIDTITAGGKTHAPKPQRVFWCAFEGLVAIALLLGGGLTALQAAAVSTGLPFTLVLLLGCYALFKGLASEPRG
- a CDS encoding cryptochrome/photolyase family protein, which produces MSSSLRIVLGDQLSRDLSALDGLDPARDVVLMAEVADEATYVPHHRQKIAFILSAMRHFAAELRAEGITVDYVRLDDPQNTGSFTGEVKRTAARHKPARIIVTEPGEWRVLQAMRGWEGETGLSVDIREDTRFFASRRRFARWAADRRSYRMEFFYREMRRETGILLTPDGEPEGGHWNYDAENRKPLPIGYTLPKRQRFAPDATTREVLDLVARRFPDNFGDLEPFGWAVTRADALAALEDFLAHSLPRFGDYQDAMKRQAPFLHHGLIAPYLNIGLLGPREVCAAAEAEYREGRAPLNAVEGFIRQILGWREYVRGLYWHRMPDYAESNALDAHRPLPWFYWSGETRMNCLSEVIGQTRQHAYSHHIQRLMVTGNFALLAGIDPKQVEEWYLAVYADAFEWVELPNTHGMALFADGGIMASKPYAASGAYIDRMSDFCGSCAYKVKQKSGHEACPFNYLYWAFLIRNERVLKGNPRLAMPYRTLAKWPAERLSAITREAESFLNSLDAS
- a CDS encoding c-type cytochrome; this encodes MNRNRWLALGALLLLVAAGGAAWQVVVPSPASGALPPIDPGDTEQVALGRDVYAAQCAVCHGARLEGQPDWQVRLPNGRLPAPPHDASGHTWHHPDSQLFAITKYGIGPFAPQDYQSDMPAFEGVLSNAEIAAVLAFIKSTWPREIRQRHDSLNRNAIK